From one Pseudactinotalea sp. HY158 genomic stretch:
- a CDS encoding ABC transporter ATP-binding protein, translating to MPMNAVQIDVVDATVRFGTTTAFAGLDAHFPAARVTALVGPSGSGKSTLLAAISGYQSLGTGRVELRNSPTCPSSPPDPGRVAWVPQGSNALGRRSVLDNVAIAPLASGAPLREAHERAVEALEVVGLGALLHQQARRLSGGELQRVALARALASNKEVILADEPSANLDAANTDLIAQILDGLTARATIVVATHDPVLVAAAEVTVHMRDEALDAA from the coding sequence ATGCCGATGAACGCCGTGCAGATCGACGTCGTCGACGCAACGGTCCGCTTTGGGACCACCACGGCGTTCGCGGGCCTTGACGCACACTTCCCCGCAGCACGGGTCACCGCGCTGGTGGGCCCCTCCGGCAGCGGCAAGTCGACCTTGCTGGCGGCCATCTCGGGCTACCAGTCGCTCGGCACCGGTCGCGTCGAGCTCCGCAATAGCCCGACCTGCCCGTCGTCTCCGCCGGACCCTGGGCGGGTCGCGTGGGTGCCGCAGGGCTCGAATGCGCTGGGCCGGCGCAGCGTGCTGGACAACGTAGCGATCGCTCCACTGGCCTCCGGCGCGCCGCTGCGCGAGGCCCACGAACGCGCCGTCGAGGCGCTCGAGGTCGTCGGGCTCGGAGCGCTGCTGCACCAGCAGGCTCGCCGCCTGTCCGGCGGGGAGCTGCAGCGCGTTGCGCTGGCCCGGGCCCTGGCCTCGAATAAGGAGGTGATCCTGGCCGACGAGCCATCGGCCAACCTCGACGCCGCCAATACCGACCTGATCGCCCAGATCCTCGACGGGCTGACCGCGCGGGCAACGATCGTCGTGGCTACCCACGATCCGGTACTCGTCGCCGCTGCCGAGGTCACAGTTCACATGCGCGATGAGGCGCTCGATGCAGCGTGA